Within Desulfolithobacter dissulfuricans, the genomic segment CGTTTACTTCAGTTTGGCAAAATTATCTCAGATAACCGGATAGTTGCAATTCATCACCGGGATCCGAAAACGATCAAGGAGTTTTTCCAAAAGGAAAGATGGCGCGGTAAAAGTAATTATTCTGGTTTGTTTCGCCATGGACTGAAAGTTAATGAATTGCCGAGCCTCGTGCTTCCACTGTATTTCACCGCGTTGTTGCTGTCTTCCCTGGCTGCCCTGCTGTTCGGCGCCTTCAGTCTGGCATTATTTTTCTTCCTGATGGCTCAGGCCCCTGTAATGTTGCTGGTGTTTCTCAAAACCAGAAAAGATTTCCGTGTTGGTAACTATTTCCGGTTATTGATTCTTTATAATATTTACTTTCTGGCAAGGGCGTGTGCGATTGTTTAGTCCTTTTCGTTCAATAAATCCTTATCTCCTGAAATGTGTGGAATAGCTGGCGCAACGCGAAATCTGCTTGGACCAGGGCCTGAACGCTCTCTCCAGCGCATGAACGAGGTCATGGTACACCGTGGCCCTGATATGGGCGAGGTGGTTGTGGACTCTGATATGGGCCTTTGTCACCGCCGACTGTCCATCATTGATCTGAGCGAAGACGGTCGACAGCCCATGGTCAGCGGAGATGGAAGATATACCATAGTTTTTAACGGGGAAATTTATAATTTCCAGGCACTTCGCAACGAGCTGGCCGCGAAAGGTTATGAATTTCGTTCCCGCACCGATACGGAAGTTCTTCTCGCGCTCTATGCGGACCAGGGCGTTGCATCTTTGCAAAAGATTCGGGGCATGTATGCTTACGCTATCTGGGATAATAAAAAGAAGGAACTCTTTGCGGCCCGGGATCGTATCGGCAAAAAGCCTTTTTACTATTACCACCAGGGTGACCGTTTCGCCTTTGCCTCTGAGCTGAAATCCATCCTTGAGCTGGACGACATCCCCACAGAAATCGATTACACTGCAGTTCTGGATTACTTTAAATATCTCTATGTGCCACATCCCAAAACGATCTACAAGGGGATCAGCAAACTGGAACCCGGCCATTACCTGCTGTACTCAGATGGTAAATTGACCATCAGAGAGTATTGGGATGTGGATTTTTCTTCACCCAGCACCTCTGATTCCCGTGAACTGGGTGAAGAGTTGTTTGCAATCATCAGGGATGCGGTTGAGTGTCGCCTTATTTCCGATGTGCCCCTTGGTGCTTTTCTCAGTGGTGGCGTTGATTCTTCGGGTATAGTCGCGTTAATGGCGCAGATTTGCCGGGAACCGATAACTACCTGTACCATTGGTTTTAATGATAAAAAGCATAACGAGGCTGTTTATGCAAAAGCGTTTGCGCAGAAGCTGAATGCCAAACATCATGAACAGTACATCAAAGACGAGCCAGCCCGAATCATTAAAAAGCTTGTGTGGCATTTTGACGAACCATTTGCCGATTCATCCATGGTGCCGACCTATTATGTCTCTAAGATGGCCAGGCAGCATGTTACCGTTGCTCTGTCCGGTGATGGTGGGGATGAAAGTTTTGCCGGCTATGAAAAGTATACCATCGACAGTTATGAAAACCGGGTGCGCGAGCTGGTTCCCGCTGCACTCCTTAAGGGGATCTGTGGCGTTGCCGGCCGTTTTCCGCAATGGAATACACTTAAACGGTTGCATTCCCTGAGCAGTTCCGCTCTCCTTGATCC encodes:
- the asnB gene encoding asparagine synthase (glutamine-hydrolyzing) → MCGIAGATRNLLGPGPERSLQRMNEVMVHRGPDMGEVVVDSDMGLCHRRLSIIDLSEDGRQPMVSGDGRYTIVFNGEIYNFQALRNELAAKGYEFRSRTDTEVLLALYADQGVASLQKIRGMYAYAIWDNKKKELFAARDRIGKKPFYYYHQGDRFAFASELKSILELDDIPTEIDYTAVLDYFKYLYVPHPKTIYKGISKLEPGHYLLYSDGKLTIREYWDVDFSSPSTSDSRELGEELFAIIRDAVECRLISDVPLGAFLSGGVDSSGIVALMAQICREPITTCTIGFNDKKHNEAVYAKAFAQKLNAKHHEQYIKDEPARIIKKLVWHFDEPFADSSMVPTYYVSKMARQHVTVALSGDGGDESFAGYEKYTIDSYENRVRELVPAALLKGICGVAGRFPQWNTLKRLHSLSSSALLDPAQAFYVTNSFITDQQAEQIFSDTFLQEVRGYDPAVHTLRYYQQANGTDHLSKILYTDLKLFLPGDILVKVDRMTMANSLEMRSPLLDHKVIEFAARLPSSLKLRNGEKKYLLKEVLRPLVGDEVLTRKKHGFTVPLNAWFRDELRDMAESSIFESEKMPLFFSRPGLQQIWDEHQRCTMNHGTLLWTVFMFSLWLEGPGTDSLQYGEESNA